In Nocardia sp. NBC_00403, one DNA window encodes the following:
- a CDS encoding NADPH-dependent 2,4-dienoyl-CoA reductase, with amino-acid sequence MSSDFPRLLSPLQLGRVTLRNRVVMGSMHTNLEDRDWHIDRLAAFFAERARGGVGLIVTGGYSPTREGWLWPFACAMLTEADAERHQVITTAVHEAGAKIALQIIHGGRDSNIPGNVAPSAVASPLVAFEPKAFSEAGIESTIADHVRCAELARKAGYDGIELMGGEGFLINQFLAPRTNIRTDDWGGSAANRRRFPVEIARRTRAALGEDFLIMFRMSLADFVEDGQTFEEIIALAKELESAGVDIINTDIGWHESRVPTIVTSVPRAAFVGYTAKLKAHVSIPVCASNRINMPEVAEEILERGDADLISLARPLLADPEWVNKAAESRVDEINTCIACNQACLDHTFTRQTVSCLVNPRACHETLLQLLPTEHAKRVAVVGAGPAGLSAAIGLAERGHHVELFEASDKIGGQFDLARRIPGKEEFNESIRYFRRKLEVCGVTLHLNVQATAEQLAEGNWDEVVLATGVRPRVPDIPGIDHPMVLSYPELIREERSVGHRVAVVGAGGIGFDVSEFLTVDGPAAQKLEEWQAEWGVTEDDRAPGQLTTPTPSPALRKVTLLQRKTGPFGTTLGKTTGWIHRATLDGKGVEQIGGVNYERIDDRGLHISFGPNREGRRVIDVDNVIVCAGQESVRDLRDELETLGVRVHLIGGADEAGELDAKRAIEQGTRLAATI; translated from the coding sequence ATGAGTTCAGATTTTCCGCGCTTGCTGTCACCGCTCCAGCTGGGGCGTGTCACGCTGCGCAATCGCGTGGTGATGGGTTCGATGCACACCAACCTGGAGGACCGGGATTGGCACATCGACCGGCTGGCCGCGTTTTTCGCCGAACGGGCCCGCGGCGGGGTGGGTCTGATCGTCACCGGTGGGTACTCCCCTACTCGCGAGGGCTGGCTGTGGCCGTTCGCCTGCGCGATGCTCACCGAGGCCGACGCCGAACGCCACCAGGTCATCACCACGGCGGTGCACGAGGCGGGAGCCAAGATCGCGCTGCAGATCATCCACGGTGGCCGCGATTCGAACATTCCCGGTAATGTCGCGCCCTCGGCCGTGGCGTCGCCGCTCGTCGCGTTCGAGCCGAAGGCTTTCTCCGAGGCGGGCATCGAATCGACGATCGCCGACCATGTGCGCTGCGCGGAGCTGGCCAGAAAGGCCGGATACGACGGCATCGAGTTGATGGGTGGCGAGGGCTTCCTGATCAACCAATTCCTCGCGCCGCGCACCAACATTCGCACCGACGATTGGGGCGGCTCGGCAGCCAATCGACGGCGGTTCCCGGTCGAAATCGCCAGACGAACCCGCGCCGCGCTCGGCGAGGACTTCCTCATCATGTTCCGGATGTCCTTGGCCGACTTCGTCGAAGACGGACAGACCTTCGAGGAGATCATCGCCCTGGCGAAGGAACTGGAATCCGCCGGCGTGGACATCATCAACACCGATATCGGCTGGCACGAGTCGCGCGTGCCGACCATCGTCACCTCGGTGCCGCGGGCTGCGTTCGTCGGATACACCGCCAAACTCAAGGCGCACGTGTCGATCCCGGTGTGTGCGTCGAATCGGATCAATATGCCCGAGGTCGCCGAGGAGATCCTGGAGCGCGGCGACGCGGACCTCATCTCGCTGGCCCGTCCACTGCTGGCCGACCCGGAATGGGTGAACAAGGCCGCCGAATCCCGCGTGGACGAGATCAATACCTGTATCGCGTGCAACCAGGCCTGTCTGGACCACACCTTCACTCGCCAAACCGTTTCCTGTCTGGTGAATCCGCGCGCCTGCCATGAAACGCTGCTGCAGCTGCTGCCCACCGAGCACGCCAAACGCGTCGCAGTCGTCGGCGCGGGCCCGGCGGGCCTGTCGGCGGCCATCGGGCTGGCCGAGCGTGGTCACCACGTCGAACTGTTCGAAGCATCGGACAAGATCGGCGGCCAGTTCGACCTGGCTCGTCGCATCCCGGGCAAGGAGGAGTTCAACGAGTCGATCAGGTACTTCCGCCGAAAGCTCGAAGTCTGCGGCGTCACCCTGCATTTGAACGTACAGGCGACCGCCGAACAGCTTGCCGAGGGCAACTGGGACGAGGTCGTCCTAGCGACCGGCGTGCGTCCGCGCGTTCCCGATATCCCGGGAATCGACCACCCGATGGTGCTGTCCTACCCGGAGCTGATCCGCGAGGAGCGATCCGTCGGCCATCGCGTCGCCGTCGTCGGTGCGGGCGGGATCGGTTTCGATGTCAGCGAATTCCTGACAGTCGACGGCCCCGCCGCGCAGAAGCTCGAGGAGTGGCAGGCGGAGTGGGGCGTCACCGAGGACGATCGGGCTCCAGGCCAGTTGACCACGCCGACGCCATCCCCCGCCCTCAGGAAAGTGACACTGCTGCAACGGAAGACCGGCCCGTTCGGCACCACCCTCGGCAAGACGACCGGCTGGATCCATCGCGCCACCCTGGACGGCAAGGGGGTCGAGCAGATCGGCGGGGTCAACTATGAGCGGATCGACGATCGTGGTCTGCACATCAGCTTCGGCCCGAACCGGGAAGGTCGGCGCGTGATCGACGTCGACAACGTGATCGTGTGCGCAGGCCAGGAGTCCGTTCGAGATCTGCGCGACGAGCTCGAAACGCTCGGTGTGCGGGTGCATCTCATCGGC